The Vicia villosa cultivar HV-30 ecotype Madison, WI linkage group LG1, Vvil1.0, whole genome shotgun sequence genome includes a region encoding these proteins:
- the LOC131649945 gene encoding F-box/kelch-repeat protein At3g23880-like — protein sequence MYCRGHQNGTVLTLSPNGDDLCSHLPEELIVEILLRLPVRSLLQLKCICKLWKTLVSDSKFVKRHLQISTVEPNLIHQRLFFYHLGEPCKILHIPLKTLFGHLLPPVSSSGMTKHPYWIIGSCNGLLCLYDRTRHCVKLFNPSIMFKSKKSPSAFSLDWMIRHHGFGYDQVNDKYKVLLVMRNKNDPSQPLTKIYTFGEDSWKIIQNLPGYPQVYLGKFVSGTLNWIAGKRGVILSFDFEKETYKEVLFPQDDGDNETLYVLNDCLGVCHVSNKTNWIAWLMKEYGVVESWTKFMIISLDKFNKQPSSVIPTFVSKNVVLLKNEYTSQFIRYNLSSGQLDYLLKSTNNIRINLHICYESLVSLPW from the coding sequence ATGTATTGTCGAGGACATCAAAACGGCACTGTTTTAACTCTTTCTCCAAATGGTGATGATTTATGTTCTCATCTTCCGGAAGAACTCATTGTTGAAATCCTCCTGAGACTTCCGGTAAGATCCCTCCTTCAATTAAAATGCATTTGCAAATTATGGAAAACTCTTGTTTCAGATTCTAAATTTGTAAAGCGCCATCTTCAAATCTCAACTGTTGAACCAAACTTAATCCACCAGCGATTGTTCTTTTATCATTTGGGTGAACCCTGCAAAATCTTACATATTCCTTTAAAGACATTATTCGGACACCTATTACCTCCCGTTAGCTCTAGCGGGATGACGAAGCACCCATATTGGATTATAGGTTCATGCAATGGATTGTTATGTTTGTATGATCGAACTCGACATTGTGTCAAACTGTTCAACCCTTCTATCATGTTCAAATCCAAAAAGTCACCAAGTGCTTTTTCTCTTGATTGGATGATCAGGCACCATGGCTTTGGATATGATCAAGTTAATGACAAGTACAAAGTACTACTTGTTATGCGAAATAAGAATGATCCAAGTCAACCTTTAACCAAAATTTATACCTTTGGTGAAGATTCTTGGAAAATTATTCAGAATTTACCGGGATATCCTCAAGTGTATTTGGGGAAATTTGTCAGTGGCACTTTAAATTGGATAGCTGGAAAAAGAGGTGTAATTCTTTCCTTTGATTTTGAGAAGGAGACTTACAAGGAAGTGTTGTTCCCTCAAGATGATGGTGATAACGAAACTCTATATGTTTTAAATGATTGTCTTGGTGTGTGTCATGTGTCTAACAAAACTAATTGGATTGCGTGGTTGATGAAAGAGTACGGAGTTGTTGAGTCATGGACAAAATTTATGATCATCTCTCTTGACAAGTTCAACAAACAACCTTCTAGTGTTATTCCCACGTTCGTTTCAAAAAATGTTGTTCTTCTAAAGAACGAATATACTTCCCAATTTATCCGGTATAACTTAAGTAGTGGTCAGTTGGATTATTTATTGAAAAGTACCAACAATATTAGGATCAATCTACATATTTGCTATGAGAGTCTTGTATCCCTGCCATGGTAA